DNA sequence from the Streptomyces sp. NBC_01264 genome:
GCGGCGCGCCGAACTGGTGACCGTGCTCGGGCCGCCCGGGATCGGCAAGACCCGCCTGGTCCGGGAGGCCGTGGACGATCTCGTGGCGGCCGGGGCGAGGCCCGTCGCCGTGTTCGGCAGTTGCCAGTCGTACGGAACCGCCGGGAACCACGGGGCGCTCGTCGAGATGCTGGACGCGCTGATCCGGCGGGCGCCGTCCTGCGCGGAGCTGCTGCGGGCGGACGAGCGGATCGCCGCAGTGCTCGCGGCCCTGCGCGAGGCCTCGCTGCCCCGGCGGGCCGGTGCGGTCCCGGGCCCGGGCGTGGAGGAGGTGTCCTGGGCGACCCGCGAGCTGCTCACCACCGCGGCCGGCAGCCCGCTGGTCGTGGTGTGGGACAACCTCGCCTGGGCCGGGCAGTCGCTCCTGCGGCTCATCGGCGAGCTGATGGACGGGCTGCGGGACCTCCCGCTCCTGATGGTCTGCGTATCCCGGCCGGAGCTCGCGGAACGGGAAGGGCCCTGGTCGCAGGAGGCCGACCTGATCGAGGTCGGGGCGCTGGTCCCGGCCGACAGCGCGCGCCTCGCGGTCTCACTGGCCGGGTCCGGGAGCGGTGACGAGGTGGAACTGCACGGGCTCGACCTGGCCGAACACGTGGACCGGGTCGCCCTGTACAGCGCGGGCAACCCGCTGTACATCCGGCTGATGATGGACTGGCTGAGGAACGGCCGGACCGTCGACGAGGTGCCGCCGAGCATCACGGCCATGGTGGGGGCGATGATCGACCGGCTGCCCGCGCCGGGCCGGCGGCTGCTGGGCGCGGCTTCGGTGATCGGGCCCTCGTTCACCCTGGAGCAGCTCGCGCTGCTGGGCGAGCCGGCTCCCGAGGCGGCGGTCGCGGAGCTCGCCGGGCGGCGGCTGTTCCGGGCCACGGAGGAGGCGGGGGGCTACCGCTTCGTCCAGCAGCCGGTGCACGAAGTGGCGTACGGCAGGCTGGAGAAGGAGCAGCGCGTCTCCTGGCACCGGCGGCTGGCCGAGCACGGGTTCAGTCCGGGCTTCCACCTCGAAGCCGCCACCCGGCTCCTCGGCGGGCTGCGCCCGGACGACGCGGAGCTGCCCGAGCTGGCGCGGCAGGCGGCCGGGGCCCTGCTGGGCGAAGGCACCGTGGCGCTGCGGCAGCGCGACGTGCCGACGGCGATCGGGCTGCTCGGACGGGCCCTCGTACTGGCGCGGGGCGGACCCGACCGGTGCCGGTCGGTCGCGGCCGTCCGGCTGAGCGACGCCCTCATGCTGTCCGGGGACACCCGGGGGGCGCTGGAGGTGGTGGAGGGTGGGTGGCGCGACACCGGGCCCGGAGGCGGGCCCGGGACCGGCACCGCCCCGGCCCTGGTGCGAGTGCAGCGGCTCCTGCTGGCCGCCCGGCTCGGCAAGGTCACGGCCGCGGACCTGGAGGGGCTGCGGGCCGCGCTCGGCGGCGCGGAGCCCGACCGGTCGGCGCCGTGCCGGTTCGAGCAACTGCGGATGCTGATCCACCTGGACCACGGCCGGTTCGGGGCGGCCGAGGAGGCGGCCTGCGCCGCGCTCGCCCACGCCCGGGACTCCGCCGACGCGTACGAGGAGGACCGGCTGCTGGTGGCCCTGTGCGAGATCCGGCAGTGGTCGCCGAGTCCCATCGCGCAGAAGCTCGCCGGGTGCGCGGAGCTCCTGGAGCGGTTCGCCGCCGACCGCTTCCTGGCCCTGCCCGCGCTGGCCGCCCGCGCACGCTGCCTGGCACTGACCGGGGACCGGAGCGGTGCGCGTTCGGCGCTGACCGAGGCCGAGTCCGTCGTCGTACAGCTCCGGCTGACCATGGGGCGGGTCCTGGTCGATCAGGTGGCCGCGCTGGCCGCCTCGCTGGACGGCGAGCACGCGGAGGCCGAGCGGCGCTACCGCCGCGCGGCGGACGCTCTCGAAGAGGCCGGCTACGTACCGGTGGCGCTGACCATGCGGGTGCAGGCGGCCCGCGAGTGCGCCCGCCGGGGCCGGGCGGACGAGGCGGCCCGCAGGATCGCGGAACTGCTCGCGCGGCGTGAGGAGATGGACGTCCGGGGCCGGATCCTGTGCCTGTCCGCCGCCGTACTGGGCGCCGCGGCGCAGGGCCGCGCCGAGCCGGTGCGCGCCGAGGTGCTGCGCCTGCTCCGGGACCTCGACGACCCGTGCCTGCGGGGCGAGGTCTGCTTCGACCTGGCCCGGGCCCACCGCCTCCTGGGCGAGGGGACCGAGGCCCTGGCCATGGCCGGGCGGGCCGCCGAGAGCTACGCGGCCGTCGGCGCGGTGAAACCGCTGGAGGCGGTACGGGCATGGATGTGAGCGGTGCGCCCTGGCGGCGCGAGCGGCGGCCGCACGCGTCGGGGATGCCCGCGTGGAGCATGCCGGCCGGCGGGGACCCCGGCGACGCCCTGCCGACGGCCCTGTTCGCGGGGATCGGCCCGCGCTGGGCGTGGGAGGGCGCGACCGGAGAGGGCGTACGGGTCTGCGTGCTCGACAGCGGTGTCCAGGCCGGGCATCCGCTCGTCGGCACGGTCGAGCGGGCCTGGCAGGTGGTGACCGCCGAGGGCCGGGCTCCGCGGGTGGAGGAGTGCGAGCCGCAGGACGGTGCCGGGCACGGCACCGCCTGCGCGGGGATCATCCGCTCCCTCGCGCCCGGGGCTTCGCTCAGTTCGCTCAAGGTGCTCGGCGACGGAAGGGCGGGCAGCGCCTCCGCGCTGATCGCCGGGCTGGCCTTCGCGATCGAGGAGGGGTTCGATGTCATCAGCATGAGCCTGTCGACGACCCGGGTCGAATTCCGCGACCGGCTGGCCGAGTTGTGCGACCGCGCCTACTTCCGGCGGACCGCGGTGGTGGCGGCGGCGCACAACCTGCCCATCGAGAGCTTTCCCTGGAACTTCGCCTCGGTGATCTCGGTCGCCAGCCACGCCGAGCCGGACGGCATGCGCTTCTACTACAACGCCGCTCCCCCGGTCGAGTTCCGTGCCCGGGGGGTGCGCGTACCGGTGGCGAGCCTGGGTGGCGGCACGGTCCGCAACACCGGGAACAGCTTCGCGGCGCCGCACATGGCCGGGATCGCGGCCCTCGTCCTGAGCAAGCATCCGTGGCTCACGCCGTTCCAGCTCAAGAGCGTCCTGTACCACTGCGCGGCGAACGTATCGGTCCGAGGAGAAGGAGGCAGAGAAGAATGAAACCCTGGCCGCACGATCTGATGGCCACCGAACGCCGGCTCCTGCAGTCTGTCGTCACGGTGGCCCGGTACATCTACGGGGCGGCCGCGTCCTCGGTCTTCATGGTGAGCCCCGACACCGGCGAGCTGATCTTCGCGGCGGTGGCGGGCGAGGGCGAACAGGGCCTGGTCGGCCGGCGCTTCGAGCCAGGCACCGGCATCGCCGGCTGGGTGGCGGCCAGCGGGCAGCCGCTGATCACGGACGACGTGGGCGCGACGGACCGGTTCGCCCGCGACGCCGCGGCCTCCACCGGGTACGTTCCCGCGAGCATCATGGCCGCCCCGCTCATCGCGGACGGGGAGTGCATCGGCGTGATCGAGGTACTGGACCGCCACGCCCACGCCGAGCACGCTCCCGGCCGGGAGCTCGACGACATCGAGCTGCTGGGTCTGCTCGCCACGCAGGCCGCCCTGAGCCTCGCGCTGCTGCGGCGCAGCGAGCAGGCCGCGAGCGGGGGGCCGCGCCTGGGAGAGCTGGTGGCCCGGCTGTCCGAGCACGCGGTCATGGACGCGTCCGACCCGTTGGCCGTCTCCCTGCTGAGCCTCTCGCTGGACCTGCTGGACCGCGGCGCGCACCCCGGTTCGAAGGTGGTCTGACGGCCGAAGGAGACGGAA
Encoded proteins:
- a CDS encoding GAF domain-containing protein, translated to MKPWPHDLMATERRLLQSVVTVARYIYGAAASSVFMVSPDTGELIFAAVAGEGEQGLVGRRFEPGTGIAGWVAASGQPLITDDVGATDRFARDAAASTGYVPASIMAAPLIADGECIGVIEVLDRHAHAEHAPGRELDDIELLGLLATQAALSLALLRRSEQAASGGPRLGELVARLSEHAVMDASDPLAVSLLSLSLDLLDRGAHPGSKVV
- a CDS encoding S8 family serine peptidase, translating into MDVSGAPWRRERRPHASGMPAWSMPAGGDPGDALPTALFAGIGPRWAWEGATGEGVRVCVLDSGVQAGHPLVGTVERAWQVVTAEGRAPRVEECEPQDGAGHGTACAGIIRSLAPGASLSSLKVLGDGRAGSASALIAGLAFAIEEGFDVISMSLSTTRVEFRDRLAELCDRAYFRRTAVVAAAHNLPIESFPWNFASVISVASHAEPDGMRFYYNAAPPVEFRARGVRVPVASLGGGTVRNTGNSFAAPHMAGIAALVLSKHPWLTPFQLKSVLYHCAANVSVRGEGGREE
- a CDS encoding AAA family ATPase, producing the protein MSRRLVVVLFLDLVGWTRLAERVDPESLQGLLDEYYEICSVAVEEQGGVVEKFIGDAVMAVFGADTSQEDDAPRALRAATRIRAEVRDLRTPATDAAAVEVHCGIAAGEALVTRSARAGIRVVGDVVNLAARLQSLAVAGEIIVNETVAHLARPHYTMVPVPPVTLKGKSEPVPVLVVTGEAAADGAGENSLMVDRSAERHRLRRIYHRVARERRAELVTVLGPPGIGKTRLVREAVDDLVAAGARPVAVFGSCQSYGTAGNHGALVEMLDALIRRAPSCAELLRADERIAAVLAALREASLPRRAGAVPGPGVEEVSWATRELLTTAAGSPLVVVWDNLAWAGQSLLRLIGELMDGLRDLPLLMVCVSRPELAEREGPWSQEADLIEVGALVPADSARLAVSLAGSGSGDEVELHGLDLAEHVDRVALYSAGNPLYIRLMMDWLRNGRTVDEVPPSITAMVGAMIDRLPAPGRRLLGAASVIGPSFTLEQLALLGEPAPEAAVAELAGRRLFRATEEAGGYRFVQQPVHEVAYGRLEKEQRVSWHRRLAEHGFSPGFHLEAATRLLGGLRPDDAELPELARQAAGALLGEGTVALRQRDVPTAIGLLGRALVLARGGPDRCRSVAAVRLSDALMLSGDTRGALEVVEGGWRDTGPGGGPGTGTAPALVRVQRLLLAARLGKVTAADLEGLRAALGGAEPDRSAPCRFEQLRMLIHLDHGRFGAAEEAACAALAHARDSADAYEEDRLLVALCEIRQWSPSPIAQKLAGCAELLERFAADRFLALPALAARARCLALTGDRSGARSALTEAESVVVQLRLTMGRVLVDQVAALAASLDGEHAEAERRYRRAADALEEAGYVPVALTMRVQAARECARRGRADEAARRIAELLARREEMDVRGRILCLSAAVLGAAAQGRAEPVRAEVLRLLRDLDDPCLRGEVCFDLARAHRLLGEGTEALAMAGRAAESYAAVGAVKPLEAVRAWM